The Silvanigrella paludirubra genome window below encodes:
- a CDS encoding RNA ligase family protein — protein sequence MKPSEDFKKFNKINALYKAKMTITQKLHGTNALIYIYFDGMTGNLDLICGSRTRWITPQDDNYGFAKFIHENKEEFIDKLGEGYHYGEWVGFGINSGEGLDNRNLILFDWQKFHNKPLPERTNTIPVLYHGEINFNIINEKMEYLKNNGSELVKGFMNVEGIVIDINGVKYKKVFNPEETKWISSKSDKKMKQDNLVFDYLLQHNRLENLLSKDERYLKEFPKSIGLIINDYTSDLLSEEQIDENIYNQNLKKIKREVGYFVVDLIKSKLLKQSKAS from the coding sequence ATGAAACCAAGTGAAGATTTTAAAAAATTTAATAAAATAAATGCACTTTATAAAGCAAAAATGACTATCACTCAAAAGTTACACGGGACAAACGCTTTAATTTATATCTATTTTGATGGGATGACAGGAAATTTAGATTTAATTTGTGGATCTAGAACTCGCTGGATAACTCCTCAAGATGATAATTATGGATTTGCTAAATTTATTCATGAAAATAAAGAAGAATTTATAGATAAATTAGGGGAAGGATATCATTACGGTGAATGGGTAGGATTTGGGATAAATTCAGGAGAAGGTTTAGATAATCGAAATCTAATTTTATTTGATTGGCAAAAATTTCATAATAAGCCTCTTCCAGAGAGAACAAATACTATTCCAGTTTTATATCATGGAGAAATAAACTTTAATATAATTAATGAAAAAATGGAATATTTAAAAAATAATGGTTCAGAATTAGTTAAAGGTTTTATGAATGTTGAGGGAATCGTTATTGATATTAACGGAGTAAAGTATAAAAAAGTTTTTAACCCAGAGGAAACAAAATGGATTTCATCAAAGTCTGATAAGAAAATGAAACAAGACAATTTAGTTTTTGATTACTTATTACAGCATAACAGATTAGAAAATTTGCTATCTAAAGATGAACGATATTTAAAAGAATTTCCAAAATCTATAGGTTTAATAATTAATGATTACACCTCTGATTTGCTAAGTGAAGAACAAATTGATGAAAATATCTACAATCAGAACTTAAAAAAAATAAAAAGAGAAGTTGGGTATTTTGTAGTGGATTTAATAAAAAGTAAATTATTAAAACAAAGCAAAGCAAGCTAA